The genomic interval AGCCTTCTTCATGACGCTTTGTGCGTTATAGTACGTTTTCATTCCATAGTTTTTGAAAGACTGGGTCATTGAGAGGCTGTTGTACGGTTATGAACAGACACAAAGGCCCGTTCAGGATGACCCTGATACAGTTGCCGAGGGCGCCCAATTTTTTGAGTCGGCTCAGCAATCATTTCTTGCCACTGAGCTACCCATCCAACGCTGCGAGCGAGAGCAAACAAGACCGTAAACATAGACGTCGGAACACCCATCGCCCGGAAAATAATTCCAGAGTAGAAATCCACATTCGGATACAACTTTTTCTCTATAAAATACTCATCCTGTAAAGCAATACGCTCAAGTTCCAAAGCTAGATCTAAAAGAGGATCATTTTTAATTCTAAGCTCTGACAAAACCTCGTGGCAGCTTTCCCGAAGAACCGTGGCACGGGGATCATAATTTTTATATACCCGGTGCCCAAAGCCCATTAAACGAAAGGAATCATTTTTGTCCTTGGCACGATTAATAAATTCAGGAATGCGTTTCAGATCCCCAATTTCTTGCAGCATATTTATGACCGCCTCGTTCGCCCCTCCATGGGCTGGCCCCCACAAAGCAGCAATACCTGAGGCAATGCATGCAAACGGATTCGCCCCACTGGATCCAGCCAGTCGCACTGTGGATGTCGACGCATTCTGTTCATGATCGGCATGCAAAATCAAAATACGATCCATGGCCTTTACCAAGACAGGATTAATCTCATACTCTTCAGAAGGTAAACCAAACATCATCCGCAAAAAATTACCCGCATAACAAAGGTCATTCCTTGGGTATAAAAACGGTTGGCCGATCGAATATTTATAGGCCATGGCAGCCATGGTTGGCATTTTAGCAATTAGCCGAAAAGACGCCAGTTCCCTTTGTTTAGGGTCGTGGATATCCAAGCTATCATGATAAAAGGCTGACAAGGCACCCACGACACCAACCATAATAGCCATAGGATGGGCGTCCCGCCGGAACCCCTGATAAAAGCCGCTCATCTGTTCATGAAGCAGGGAATGGAGATTGATATCTTTAATAAAAATTTGTTTTTGAGCGACGTTGGGTAAATCGCCATACAACAACAGATAAGCAACTTCTAAAAAATCGCAATTTTCAGCCAACGATGCTATGGAATATCCTCGATAGAGCAATCGTCCTTCGTCACCATCAATGAAGGTGATAGCCGAAGTACAGCTGGCCGTAGACATAAAGCCCGGGTCATAGGTAAACAGACCCGTTTCTTTGTATAGTGCTGAAATATCAACCGCGTCAGGACCTTCGGTGCCTGATAGTACAGGCAGCTCAAAGACTTTTCCCTGAAAGGTAAACTGTGCTTTTTTTAATTGAGAGCCCACTTACTAACCTTTTTTGAAAACCTACGCAGTTGCCTTTGCATCATGTTTATTGTCGCCGGACTGTGAGAATAAAAACTTACTAATCAGTCCTTCAAAGCTGATTGATGATTGCGTGTGGGTTATCTCCTCACCTGACGTTAGGAATTGCTCGCTACCGCCGGGGACTAAAGCCACATATTTTCCACCCAACAGACTTTCACTCGCAATTTCCGCAGATGAATCTTTCGGCAGCTGAAGATGCTGTGACAGGTTCAATGTAATCCGAGCTTGGTAAGTTTTGGGGTCGATCTCAAGATGGTGGACAACACCGATTTTAACGCCGCTCATTTTTACATCACTACCGACATTGATACCGTCAATTCGTTCAAAACGGGCATACACCATATAGCCATCGGCGATATTTTTCTGGCTCGCAGAATATACAAATACAAAAAAGAAACCGGCCGCAGCCAAAACGACTGCGCCAATAAAGGCTTCAACAAAATTATGCCGCATTAACTAAAATTCCTAAGGTATTAATTAGAAAAACAAAAATTCTCAACATAGCATTATACACCCCTAATCTTTCAGAAAAAAAGCGGAAATTTCCTCCCATAGTGTTTTAGCTTTTCGTTCAGCAATGGCATAGTGTGTCGCATTACCAAAAGTAATCATTTTTTTATTCGAAGTGCCCAAATGACGAAGCAGATTTTCCATATCTAAGGGATGTGAAGACGTGTCATAAGCGCCCCTTAAAATCAATGTTGAACATTTGACCAAAGAAGCATCATACAAAGGGCGTTGGTTGTAGATTTCTAACACGTCTAGGCTGACCCCAGTGGGAATTCTGAAACATGGCGAGGTAGATTGCTGTTCGGCCCATATTTTGTCGCCCGCAAACATATCGTTGACGATAAGCTCAACAGCTGGGGAATTCCGCCAAGTTGATTTATCAGAACCTGGGATTTCTGCATCCCATGCCGCCGTTATCATGTTTTTTGTGACAACCCGATAACTTCCCATACCTGGGTTTAACTGATTTGGGTTTTCAGGGTTCAATATAGCCGCCCATGACGGGTTAGGATAAGAATAAACAGCCCCTAACAAAACAAGTTTA from Candidatus Finniella inopinata carries:
- a CDS encoding citrate synthase, translating into MGSQLKKAQFTFQGKVFELPVLSGTEGPDAVDISALYKETGLFTYDPGFMSTASCTSAITFIDGDEGRLLYRGYSIASLAENCDFLEVAYLLLYGDLPNVAQKQIFIKDINLHSLLHEQMSGFYQGFRRDAHPMAIMVGVVGALSAFYHDSLDIHDPKQRELASFRLIAKMPTMAAMAYKYSIGQPFLYPRNDLCYAGNFLRMMFGLPSEEYEINPVLVKAMDRILILHADHEQNASTSTVRLAGSSGANPFACIASGIAALWGPAHGGANEAVINMLQEIGDLKRIPEFINRAKDKNDSFRLMGFGHRVYKNYDPRATVLRESCHEVLSELRIKNDPLLDLALELERIALQDEYFIEKKLYPNVDFYSGIIFRAMGVPTSMFTVLFALARSVGWVAQWQEMIAEPTQKIGRPRQLYQGHPERAFVSVHNRTTASQ
- the mlaD gene encoding outer membrane lipid asymmetry maintenance protein MlaD produces the protein MRHNFVEAFIGAVVLAAAGFFFVFVYSASQKNIADGYMVYARFERIDGINVGSDVKMSGVKIGVVHHLEIDPKTYQARITLNLSQHLQLPKDSSAEIASESLLGGKYVALVPGGSEQFLTSGEEITHTQSSISFEGLISKFLFSQSGDNKHDAKATA
- a CDS encoding alpha/beta hydrolase is translated as MIQSEFYVPSSLQKGGYIHVRCVIPENASPTTPSVICLHGAVMHNIIFDVCVDEGQPTFLEYLAQKGFAAFAISYRGYGESSKPEEMDASPFPLRPIMRYDDARQDVLDVLKYLQTRKGTESFHICGLSWGSVVAGSLATKHPDLVDKLVLLGAVYSYPNPSWAAILNPENPNQLNPGMGSYRVVTKNMITAAWDAEIPGSDKSTWRNSPAVELIVNDMFAGDKIWAEQQSTSPCFRIPTGVSLDVLEIYNQRPLYDASLVKCSTLILRGAYDTSSHPLDMENLLRHLGTSNKKMITFGNATHYAIAERKAKTLWEEISAFFLKD